Proteins from one Buchnera aphidicola (Kurisakia onigurumii) genomic window:
- the argS gene encoding arginine--tRNA ligase translates to MNIKKILYKTIIQSFEKIGINKKYDPIISRTNTEYRGQYQANGIIKISKIEKKDPKKLSNKIINLIKSKKIFKKVFYTKPGFINFIINPEWISEKLNIILKKNNLHIKKKKKETIVIDYSSPNIAKEMHIGHLRSTVLGDSFAKLASFLGHKVIKVNHIGDWGTNFGIILAFYKEKKINLSNLTKNLKNIEKHYIIAKKKFDNDKKFANLSQKYNLKLNKNNINCKKIWKKIVSYSIKKNNVIYKKLNISLKNKHIKGESAYHHMLPEIIEDLLKKKIAKKIDGSVVVILKKFKNRIGKPMGIIIQKKDSSFLYSTIDIACLKYRCSILNANRIIYYTDSRQSQYLQQIILIAKMAGYIPNNTIIEHHTFGMVLSKNNKPFKTRDGNNIKLIHLIKEAEKRAYSITKTKNSNLKPKEIISISKKIGIGSIKYSDLSKNRITNYIFDWKTMLTFEGNTAPYMQYTFTRITSIFNKISYDIKKIKYPIILLEKYETELSLKILQFEEIIDESFKKGYMHLLCLYLYNLSVHFSIFYEQCPILKNSNKKIKYSRIKLCFLTSTILKIGLKILGIPTINFM, encoded by the coding sequence ATGAATATAAAAAAAATATTATATAAAACTATAATACAATCATTTGAAAAAATAGGAATTAATAAAAAATATGATCCTATCATATCCAGAACTAATACAGAATACAGAGGACAATATCAAGCTAATGGAATAATAAAAATTTCTAAAATAGAAAAAAAAGATCCAAAAAAATTATCTAATAAAATAATTAATTTAATTAAATCAAAAAAAATATTCAAAAAAGTATTTTATACCAAACCTGGTTTTATAAACTTTATTATTAATCCAGAATGGATATCTGAAAAACTGAATATAATTTTAAAAAAAAATAATTTACACATAAAAAAAAAAAAAAAAGAAACTATAGTAATCGATTACTCTTCTCCTAATATCGCAAAAGAAATGCATATAGGACATTTAAGATCAACAGTACTAGGAGATTCTTTTGCTAAACTTGCTTCATTTTTAGGTCATAAAGTTATTAAAGTTAATCACATAGGAGATTGGGGTACTAATTTTGGTATAATTCTTGCATTTTATAAAGAAAAAAAAATCAATTTAAGTAATCTTACAAAAAATTTAAAAAATATAGAAAAACATTATATAATTGCTAAAAAAAAATTTGATAATGATAAAAAATTTGCTAATTTATCTCAAAAATACAATTTAAAATTAAATAAAAATAATATTAATTGTAAAAAAATTTGGAAAAAAATAGTTAGTTATTCAATCAAAAAAAATAATGTTATATATAAAAAATTAAATATTTCTTTGAAAAACAAACATATTAAAGGAGAAAGTGCATATCATCATATGTTACCAGAAATTATTGAAGATTTATTAAAAAAAAAAATAGCTAAAAAAATAGATGGTTCTGTAGTAGTTATTTTAAAAAAATTTAAAAATAGAATAGGCAAACCTATGGGTATAATTATTCAAAAAAAAGATTCTAGTTTTTTATACTCAACTATAGATATTGCATGTTTAAAATATCGATGTAGTATATTAAATGCAAATAGAATAATATATTATACAGATAGCAGACAATCACAATATTTACAACAAATAATATTAATAGCAAAAATGGCTGGTTATATACCTAATAATACTATTATAGAACATCATACATTTGGAATGGTTTTATCAAAAAATAATAAACCATTTAAAACTAGAGACGGTAACAATATTAAATTAATACATTTAATCAAAGAAGCAGAAAAAAGAGCTTATTCTATTACAAAAACAAAAAATTCAAATTTAAAACCAAAAGAAATTATCTCTATATCTAAAAAAATAGGAATTGGATCTATAAAATATTCCGATTTATCAAAAAATAGAATTACAAATTATATTTTTGATTGGAAAACTATGCTTACATTTGAAGGAAATACAGCTCCATACATGCAATATACTTTTACAAGAATTACATCTATATTTAATAAAATATCTTACGATATAAAAAAAATAAAATATCCTATTATTCTTTTAGAAAAATATGAAACTGAATTATCTCTCAAAATTTTACAATTTGAAGAAATTATTGATGAATCTTTTAAAAAAGGTTATATGCATTTACTGTGCTTATATTTATATAATCTTTCAGTACATTTTTCTATATTTTATGAACAGTGTCCTATTTTAAAAAATTCAAATAAAAAAATTAAATATAGTAGAATTAAATTATGTTTTTTAACATCAACAATATTAAAAATAGGATTAAAAATATTAGGAATTCCTACTATAAATTTTATGTAA
- a CDS encoding MBL fold metallo-hydrolase, protein MVDPGSYKEVIKEIKKNFLIPKAILLTHSHIDHINGASKIKNIYPNIKIFSSEKINSLKIHQIKEKTNKIFVINKKIKILHTPGHTLKHISYYIKPYLFCGDTVFSGGCGKLYNEEYFLMYNSIQKICLLPNNTLICSGHEYTISNLNFSKKFLKNIFFKNYFIFVKKYLTKKKILPPTRLKIEKKINIFLLCNNVKFQKKIFFKNEFFYPWDLFYYIRNLKNNTKLI, encoded by the coding sequence ATTGTAGATCCTGGTTCATATAAAGAAGTTATTAAAGAAATAAAAAAAAATTTTTTAATACCTAAAGCTATTTTATTAACTCATTCTCATATAGATCATATTAATGGAGCTAGTAAAATAAAAAATATTTATCCTAATATAAAAATATTTAGTTCAGAAAAAATCAATTCATTAAAAATACATCAAATAAAAGAAAAAACAAATAAAATATTTGTTATAAATAAAAAAATTAAAATTTTGCATACACCTGGACATACTTTAAAACACATTTCGTATTATATAAAACCTTATTTGTTTTGTGGAGATACAGTATTTTCTGGAGGATGTGGAAAATTATATAATGAAGAATATTTTTTAATGTATAATTCTATACAAAAAATATGTTTGTTGCCTAATAATACTTTAATTTGTTCAGGTCATGAATATACTATTTCAAATTTAAATTTTTCGAAAAAATTTTTAAAAAATATTTTTTTTAAAAATTATTTTATTTTTGTAAAAAAATACTTAACAAAAAAAAAAATTCTTCCTCCGACAAGACTAAAAATAGAAAAAAAAATAAATATTTTTTTATTGTGTAATAACGTTAAATTTCAAAAAAAAATATTTTTTAAAAATGAATTTTTTTATCCGTGGGATTTATTTTATTATATAAGGAATTTAAAAAATAATACAAAATTAATATAA
- the rnhA gene encoding ribonuclease HI, whose amino-acid sequence MSIKKVKIFTDGSCLGNPGPGGYCALIQYKKIEKKICSGFYLTTNNRMELLAAIIGLETLTEFCDVTLVTDSKYVKLGITIWIKKWKLNSWNNSKNKKIKNIDLWKRLEKILQLHKIKWKWIKGHSNIKENEYCDKLAKKHAMNPKSIDIGYFKNNKIIIQNF is encoded by the coding sequence ATGTCAATTAAAAAAGTAAAAATTTTCACAGATGGTTCATGCCTAGGAAATCCAGGTCCGGGAGGGTATTGTGCTTTAATACAATATAAAAAAATTGAAAAAAAAATTTGTTCCGGTTTTTATTTAACAACTAATAATAGAATGGAATTATTAGCTGCAATTATAGGATTGGAAACTTTAACAGAATTCTGTGATGTTACATTGGTAACAGACAGTAAATATGTAAAGTTAGGAATTACTATTTGGATAAAAAAATGGAAGTTAAATTCATGGAATAATTCTAAAAATAAAAAAATAAAAAATATTGATTTATGGAAAAGATTAGAAAAAATTTTACAACTACATAAAATAAAATGGAAGTGGATAAAAGGACATTCTAATATTAAAGAAAATGAATATTGCGATAAATTAGCAAAAAAACATGCAATGAATCCTAAATCTATTGATATTGGATACTTTAAAAACAATAAAATAATTATACAAAATTTTTAA
- the dnaQ gene encoding DNA polymerase III subunit epsilon has product MNNAINRSIVLDTETTGMNSSGIIYKNHKIIEIGAIELINRKSTGKFFHKYLNPDRKIDKQAFHVHGISDNFLKDKKRFKDIAIYFFNYIKDANLIIHNASFDISFLDYEFSMLRNNFPPIKDICKITDTLSIARKLFPGKKNNLNALCSRLNISIKERILHSAILDAEILKKIYLRMTGKQKSINFNVKDQKNINKKNNLHKKSNYIYNTIVKKANKKDVLQHQEYLKIIKKNNKKMYLEKKI; this is encoded by the coding sequence ATGAATAATGCAATAAATAGATCTATAGTTCTTGATACTGAAACTACAGGAATGAATTCTTCAGGAATAATATATAAAAATCATAAAATTATTGAAATAGGAGCTATAGAATTAATTAATAGAAAATCAACTGGTAAATTTTTTCATAAATATCTTAATCCTGATAGAAAAATTGATAAGCAAGCTTTTCACGTACACGGTATTTCTGATAATTTTTTAAAAGATAAAAAAAGATTTAAAGATATTGCAATTTATTTTTTTAATTATATAAAAGATGCTAATTTGATAATTCATAATGCATCTTTTGATATATCGTTTTTAGATTATGAATTTAGTATGCTTAGAAATAATTTTCCACCCATAAAAGATATTTGTAAAATTACTGATACTCTTAGTATAGCACGAAAACTTTTTCCTGGAAAAAAAAATAATTTAAATGCTTTATGCTCTAGATTAAATATATCTATTAAAGAAAGAATTTTACACAGTGCTATTTTAGATGCTGAAATTTTAAAAAAAATATATTTAAGAATGACTGGTAAACAAAAATCAATTAATTTTAATGTTAAAGATCAGAAAAATATTAACAAAAAAAATAATTTACATAAAAAATCAAATTATATATACAATACAATTGTTAAAAAAGCAAATAAAAAAGATGTTTTGCAACATCAAGAATATTTAAAAATAATAAAAAAGAATAATAAAAAAATGTATTTAGAAAAAAAAATATAA
- the gpt gene encoding xanthine phosphoribosyltransferase: MIKKYIITWDMLQIYSVKLAKQLIHVKKWKFIIAISRGGLVPAAILARELEIRFVDTICISSYDHDCRKKMKILKKSKDYGNNTLIVDDLIDTGHTAKIIKSLYPKSFFVTIFAKPKGKLLVDKYIIDVSQDIWIEQPWDMKISYSTPVFKLS; this comes from the coding sequence ATGATTAAGAAATACATTATTACTTGGGATATGCTACAAATTTATTCGGTAAAGCTAGCTAAACAACTAATTCATGTTAAAAAATGGAAATTTATAATTGCAATTAGTAGAGGAGGGTTAGTACCAGCTGCAATATTAGCTAGAGAATTAGAAATTCGATTTGTAGATACTATTTGTATTTCTAGTTATGATCATGATTGTAGAAAAAAAATGAAAATATTAAAAAAATCTAAAGATTATGGTAATAATACTCTTATCGTAGATGATTTAATAGATACAGGTCATACAGCAAAAATAATTAAAAGTTTATATCCTAAATCTTTTTTTGTAACTATTTTTGCGAAACCAAAAGGAAAATTATTGGTTGATAAATATATTATAGATGTGTCACAAGATATATGGATTGAGCAACCTTGGGATATGAAAATTTCTTATAGTACTCCTGTATTTAAACTTTCTTAA
- the grpE gene encoding nucleotide exchange factor GrpE → MKYEKKNNELHETKKNSKFYKIEKKIKILKKNIVELKKIEEKKIEKLFFRSEKDIQNAHKFSLETEISNFLPIIDSLERAIDTVKNMDSLIQEIPISLKLILNLLLNLFKEFHIRVIFDEKKLFNPDIHQAVVMIPSETIEKNNIISVMQKGYILHNRLLRAALVTVSSGKNKN, encoded by the coding sequence ATGAAATATGAAAAAAAAAATAATGAATTACATGAAACAAAAAAAAATAGTAAATTTTATAAAATTGAAAAAAAAATAAAAATTTTAAAAAAAAATATTGTAGAATTAAAAAAAATAGAAGAAAAAAAAATAGAAAAATTATTTTTTAGATCTGAAAAAGATATTCAAAATGCACATAAATTTTCTTTAGAAACCGAAATTTCTAATTTTTTACCAATTATAGATAGTTTGGAAAGAGCTATTGATACTGTAAAAAATATGGATTCTTTGATTCAAGAAATTCCTATTAGTTTAAAATTAATTTTAAATTTATTATTAAATTTATTCAAAGAATTTCATATTCGTGTAATTTTTGATGAAAAAAAATTATTTAATCCTGATATTCATCAGGCTGTAGTTATGATTCCATCTGAAACAATTGAAAAAAATAATATTATTTCTGTTATGCAAAAAGGATATATTTTACATAATAGATTATTAAGAGCTGCTTTAGTAACAGTTTCATCTGGAAAAAATAAAAATTGA
- the smpB gene encoding SsrA-binding protein SmpB: MKKNSKKKKYYLTICKNKNSYFNYFIKEKYECGLSLKGWEIKSIRSRRTNIHNSYIFIREGNAYIVGVSIRPLYNTSLSSESYKDKRNIQLLLHKKEINYLLGKISREGYSLIALSLILKKSWCKIIIGLAKGKKNIDKRICEKNKEWIITKNRIFKNSFKN, translated from the coding sequence ATGAAAAAAAATAGTAAAAAAAAAAAATATTATTTAACAATTTGTAAAAATAAAAATTCTTATTTTAATTATTTTATTAAAGAAAAATATGAATGTGGATTGTCTTTAAAAGGTTGGGAAATAAAATCTATTCGTTCTCGAAGAACAAATATTCACAATAGTTATATATTTATTCGGGAAGGAAATGCATATATTGTAGGAGTTTCTATTAGACCTTTATATAATACATCATTATCATCAGAATCGTATAAAGATAAAAGAAATATACAATTACTTTTACATAAAAAAGAAATAAATTATTTACTTGGTAAAATTAGTAGAGAAGGATATAGTTTAATTGCATTATCTTTGATTTTAAAAAAATCATGGTGTAAAATAATTATAGGTCTTGCTAAAGGAAAAAAGAATATAGATAAAAGAATTTGTGAAAAAAATAAAGAATGGATAATAACAAAAAATAGAATTTTTAAAAATTCATTCAAAAATTAA
- the acpS gene encoding holo-ACP synthase, giving the protein MTIFGIGLDLLQIKRIRKLKKKNQIKLAKRILSVYEWKKYLMSSFSIRYISTRFSAKEAASKALGTGIQKGIYWNQLEIRNNKEGKPKIIFLKNAKKLFNNMKIKKSYLTITDEIKYIVTLVILEK; this is encoded by the coding sequence ATGACTATTTTCGGTATTGGATTAGATTTATTACAAATAAAAAGAATTAGAAAATTGAAAAAAAAAAATCAAATAAAATTAGCAAAAAGAATTTTATCTGTATATGAATGGAAAAAATACTTAATGAGTTCTTTTTCTATTCGTTATATATCTACAAGATTTTCAGCAAAAGAAGCTGCTTCTAAAGCTTTGGGTACAGGAATACAAAAAGGAATATATTGGAACCAATTAGAAATACGAAATAATAAAGAAGGAAAACCAAAAATTATATTTTTAAAAAATGCAAAAAAATTGTTCAATAATATGAAAATAAAAAAATCTTATTTAACTATAACTGATGAAATTAAATATATTGTTACCTTAGTTATATTAGAAAAATAA
- the era gene encoding GTPase Era — MKIKKYAGKISIVGRPNVGKSTLMNKLIKKKISIVTNKKNTTTDLLLGIHTTVSHQFIYIDTPGIEINQKKYFKKIQHAILQSKLIIFVTDNIFWNKDDQWIFQLIYNTKIPFIFVLNKIDKLKNKEIILSYIKKIKYIKNIIPISTKKKKDIKIIFNFIKNMIPSSQHIFEKNIFTDKDIKFSISEIIREKFMIHLNKELPYTFQVKIESFNLHSNNEYYIKSYILVKNERYKKIMIGINGKKIKKCSIQSRIDIKKILKKKIHLFLWIKINK, encoded by the coding sequence ATGAAAATAAAAAAATATGCAGGAAAAATATCCATAGTAGGTAGACCAAATGTAGGTAAATCTACTCTAATGAATAAATTAATAAAAAAAAAAATATCTATTGTGACAAATAAAAAAAATACTACAACAGATCTTTTACTAGGAATTCATACGACTGTTTCACATCAATTTATATATATAGACACACCAGGAATAGAAATAAATCAAAAAAAATATTTTAAAAAAATTCAACATGCAATATTACAATCAAAATTGATAATCTTTGTAACTGATAATATATTTTGGAACAAAGATGATCAATGGATATTTCAATTAATTTATAATACAAAAATACCTTTTATTTTTGTATTAAATAAAATTGATAAATTAAAAAATAAAGAAATAATTTTATCTTATATAAAAAAAATAAAATATATAAAAAATATTATACCTATATCTACAAAAAAAAAAAAAGATATAAAAATAATTTTTAATTTTATTAAAAACATGATTCCATCATCTCAACATATTTTCGAAAAAAATATATTTACTGATAAAGATATAAAATTTTCTATATCTGAAATTATTCGAGAAAAATTCATGATACATTTAAACAAAGAGTTACCTTATACTTTTCAAGTAAAAATTGAATCATTTAATTTACACAGTAATAACGAATACTATATTAAATCTTACATTTTAGTAAAAAATGAAAGATATAAAAAAATAATGATTGGAATAAATGGTAAAAAAATAAAAAAATGCAGTATTCAATCCAGAATAGATATAAAAAAAATTTTAAAAAAAAAAATTCATTTATTTTTATGGATAAAAATAAATAAATAA
- the rnc gene encoding ribonuclease III: MDYEDKNKLQKIIGYTFINVELLSLALTHRSASSHHNERLEFLGDSILSFIIADALYKYFPKVNEGDMSRMRATLVRGNTLANIAHEFKLGEYLYLGQGELKSGGVQRESILANTIEALIGGIFLDSNIYTVQKLVLKWYKSRLKKINPGITQKDPKTRLQEYLQSKHLSLPSYLIVQIYGEAHNQIFTIHCQINGINEYSIGIGTSRRKAEQDAAQRALIKLGLE; this comes from the coding sequence ATGGATTATGAAGATAAAAATAAATTACAAAAAATTATAGGTTATACTTTTATTAATGTCGAACTCTTATCATTAGCATTAACTCATAGAAGTGCTAGTAGTCATCATAATGAAAGACTAGAGTTTTTAGGAGATTCAATATTAAGTTTTATTATTGCTGACGCATTATATAAATATTTTCCAAAAGTTAATGAAGGAGATATGAGTAGAATGCGTGCTACTTTGGTTCGTGGAAATACTTTAGCAAATATAGCTCATGAATTTAAATTAGGAGAATATCTATATTTAGGACAAGGAGAATTAAAAAGTGGAGGAGTTCAACGAGAATCTATTCTCGCAAATACTATTGAAGCACTAATAGGAGGAATATTTTTAGATAGTAACATATATACTGTACAAAAATTAGTTTTGAAATGGTATAAAAGTAGATTAAAAAAAATTAATCCCGGAATAACACAAAAAGATCCTAAAACAAGATTACAAGAATATCTACAATCAAAACATTTATCTTTGCCATCATATTTAATTGTACAAATTTATGGAGAAGCACATAATCAAATATTTACAATTCATTGTCAAATCAATGGAATAAATGAATATTCTATTGGTATTGGAACAAGTCGTAGAAAAGCTGAACAAGATGCTGCTCAACGCGCTTTAATAAAATTAGGTTTAGAATAA
- the lepB gene encoding signal peptidase I, translating to MDTNSTIFFLIITCFSFFCFIFNKFFLFYLKEKNISSVSYNFFFLCILDFINFIGSFYFILLSVFIIRSFICEPFQIPSESMVPTLCNGDYILVKKYSYGIKNPINQKKWINISTPKRGDIVVFKFPKNKNIYFVKRIIGLPGDVIYYDNNRKKISIFNKKKNIINKIYIKNKNITNSKIQYFHKMMKNDINDKKIKKNKISIIEETIKNKKYNIILNNKYIDQKNLYFHQKNKKIGLWIIPKNNYFMLGDNRDNSFDSRYWGFVPDKYLIGKVFFIWMSIDKTENNFFKKIRFNRIKIIY from the coding sequence TTGGATACTAATTCAACTATTTTTTTTTTAATAATTACATGTTTTTCTTTTTTTTGTTTTATTTTCAATAAATTTTTTCTTTTTTATTTAAAAGAAAAAAATATTTCATCAGTATCATATAATTTTTTTTTTTTATGTATTTTAGATTTTATAAATTTTATTGGATCATTTTATTTTATATTACTATCCGTATTTATAATAAGATCTTTTATCTGCGAGCCTTTTCAAATTCCTTCTGAATCTATGGTTCCAACATTATGTAATGGTGATTATATATTGGTAAAAAAATATTCGTATGGTATAAAAAATCCAATTAATCAAAAAAAATGGATAAATATATCTACACCAAAAAGAGGTGATATAGTAGTTTTTAAATTTCCTAAAAATAAAAATATTTATTTTGTAAAACGTATTATTGGATTACCTGGAGATGTTATTTATTACGATAATAATAGGAAAAAAATTAGTATATTTAATAAAAAAAAAAATATTATTAATAAAATATATATAAAAAATAAAAATATTACGAATTCTAAAATTCAATATTTTCATAAAATGATGAAAAATGATATAAATGATAAAAAAATAAAAAAAAATAAAATAAGTATAATTGAAGAAACTATTAAAAATAAAAAATATAATATTATATTAAATAATAAATATATCGATCAAAAAAATTTATATTTTCATCAAAAAAACAAAAAAATAGGACTATGGATTATTCCAAAAAATAATTATTTTATGTTAGGAGATAATAGAGATAATAGTTTTGACAGTAGATATTGGGGATTTGTACCTGATAAATATTTAATAGGAAAAGTTTTTTTCATATGGATGAGTATAGATAAAACAGAAAATAATTTTTTTAAAAAAATACGATTTAATCGAATCAAAATAATTTATTAA
- the lepA gene encoding translation elongation factor 4: protein MINYIRNFSIIAHIDHGKSTISDRLIQICGGLTKREMSDQVLDTMDLEKERGITIKAQSVSIIYKSKNKKKFKLNFIDTPGHVNFSYEVSRSLSACEGAILVIDTSQGVEAQTLANCYTAIDMGLKVIPVLNKIDLPTSNPNQVKNEIEDMIGISAKNAIQCSGKTGFGINDLLERIISDIPHPKGSINKPLQALIIDSWFDNYLGVISLVCIKNGTLKKGLRIKIMSTQNEYTVESIGIFTPKKIKKSKLQCGEVGWIICGIKNVNAILVGDTITSLKNPAKNSLPGFKKIKPQIYAGIFPVSSNQYHVFQDALKKLSLNDSSLFYEVEHSSALGFGFRCGFLGLLHMEIIQSRLEREYNLNIISTTPSVTYKIITNKNNILYLDNPSKFPENNIIKELQEPIAKCNILSPIKYVGNIIILCNKKRGIQTNLVYHNRQVSITYEIPMSEIVLNFFDNLKSVTSGYASLEYDFYKFKKTDSVKLDILINHERIDSLSLIIHRSNVKNYSDNIIQKMKKTIPRHQFDIILQAAIGNKIITRGTIKQLRKNVLAKCYGGDISRKKKLLQKQKKGKKRMKQIGNINIPQETFFSILNIK, encoded by the coding sequence ATGATAAATTATATACGAAACTTTTCTATAATTGCACATATTGATCATGGAAAATCAACTATCTCTGATAGATTAATTCAAATATGCGGAGGATTAACAAAAAGAGAAATGTCTGATCAAGTATTAGACACTATGGATTTGGAAAAAGAGCGCGGTATTACAATTAAAGCTCAAAGCGTATCTATAATTTATAAATCTAAAAATAAAAAAAAATTTAAACTAAATTTTATTGATACTCCAGGACATGTAAATTTTTCATATGAAGTATCTAGATCCTTAAGTGCTTGCGAAGGAGCTATTTTAGTTATTGATACATCACAAGGAGTGGAAGCTCAAACTTTAGCAAATTGCTATACAGCAATTGATATGGGATTAAAAGTAATACCAGTATTAAATAAAATTGATTTACCTACTTCTAATCCTAATCAAGTAAAAAATGAAATAGAAGATATGATAGGTATTTCTGCAAAAAATGCAATTCAATGTTCCGGAAAAACTGGATTTGGTATTAATGACCTATTAGAAAGAATAATATCTGACATACCGCATCCTAAAGGAAGTATAAATAAACCTTTACAAGCACTGATAATTGATTCTTGGTTTGATAACTATCTCGGTGTTATATCTTTAGTTTGTATAAAAAACGGAACTTTAAAAAAAGGATTGAGAATAAAAATTATGAGTACTCAAAATGAGTATACTGTTGAATCAATAGGTATATTTACACCCAAAAAAATCAAAAAATCCAAATTACAATGTGGAGAAGTAGGATGGATAATCTGTGGTATTAAAAACGTTAATGCAATATTAGTAGGAGATACAATAACATCATTAAAAAATCCAGCCAAAAATTCTCTACCAGGATTTAAAAAAATAAAACCTCAAATATATGCTGGAATATTTCCTGTATCTTCTAATCAATATCACGTTTTTCAAGATGCTCTTAAGAAACTTAGCTTAAATGATTCTTCTTTATTTTATGAAGTAGAACATTCTTCAGCACTAGGATTTGGTTTTAGATGCGGATTTTTAGGTTTATTGCATATGGAAATAATTCAATCTCGATTAGAACGAGAATACAATTTAAATATAATTTCTACTACACCTTCGGTCACTTATAAAATAATCACAAATAAAAATAATATTTTATACTTAGATAATCCTTCTAAATTTCCAGAAAATAACATAATCAAAGAATTACAAGAACCTATAGCAAAATGCAATATATTATCTCCTATTAAATATGTTGGTAACATAATTATATTATGTAATAAAAAAAGAGGTATTCAAACTAATTTAGTTTATCATAATAGACAAGTTTCTATTACGTATGAAATACCTATGTCTGAAATTGTACTAAATTTTTTTGATAACCTTAAATCTGTTACCAGTGGATATGCTTCTTTAGAGTATGATTTTTATAAATTTAAAAAAACAGATTCGGTTAAACTAGATATTTTAATAAATCATGAAAGAATAGATTCTTTATCTCTTATAATACATAGATCTAATGTTAAAAATTATTCTGATAATATCATACAAAAAATGAAAAAAACAATTCCAAGACATCAATTTGATATTATTTTGCAAGCTGCAATTGGAAATAAAATTATTACTCGAGGTACTATTAAACAATTGAGAAAAAATGTTCTTGCTAAATGTTATGGAGGGGATATTTCTAGGAAAAAAAAGTTGTTACAAAAGCAAAAAAAAGGAAAAAAAAGAATGAAACAAATTGGAAATATTAATATACCTCAAGAAACATTTTTTTCTATTTTAAATATAAAATAA